ACCAATAGCGGCACCGAGGCGGATGAAACCGCGGTGCTGGCGGCGCGGCTGTACACCGGCTCGACCGAGATCATCGCGCTGCGGTACGGGTACCACGGGCGGTCGGCGCTGGCGATGGCGCTGACCGGGCACGCGCCCTGGCGGCTGGGGCCGCTGACGCAGCCGGGGATTGTACATGCGCACAACGCGTACTGCTACCGCTGTCCGTTTGGGTTGACGTATCCGGATTGCGGGGTGCGCTGCGCGACCGATCTGGAGGAGCTGATCAAGACGTCGACGTCGGGGCACGTGGCGGCGATGATCGCCGAACCGATTCAGGGGGTGGGCGGATTCATTACGCCGCCGAAGGAGTACTTCCCTATCGTGGCGGAGATTGTGCGCAAGCACGGCGGGTTGTTCATCAGCGACGAGGTGCAGACGGCGTGGGGACGGACGGGCTCGAAGTGGTTTGGCATTGAGCACTGGGGCGTGACGCCGGACATCATCACCTCGGCCAAGGGGCTGGCGAACGGCATGCCGATCGGGGTGACGGTGGCGCGCGCGGATGTGGCGGATGCCTTCAAGGGGTTGACGATTTCGACGTTTGGCGGGAACCCGGTGGTGACGGCGGCGGGGAATGCGGTGCTGGAATTTATCGAGCAGCAGAAGCTGCTGGAGAACACCGAAAAAGTGGGCGCGTATCTGAAGGCGAAGCTGGAGGGATTGCAGGAAAAGCACGCGCTCATCGGCGAAGTGCGCGGAATGGGGCTGCTGCTGGGGGTGGAGCTGGTGCGCGACCGGCGGACGAAAGAGCCGGCGTCGAAGGAGACCAATGACCTGCTGACGGCGTGCCGGGATCAGCGGCTGCTGATCGGCAAGGGCGGGCTGTACGGAAACGTGATCCGGATTTCACCGCCGATGAATATCGGGACCGGCGACGTGGATGAGTTTACGCGGCGGTTCGATGCGGCGCTGAGCGCAGTTTTAGCGTAGGAGTTCCCTGCCCCGTGTGGCTCGCCACTTTTTGCCCTAGTCGCTCCCTCTGACGCTTGGCCGGGCTGGGGGTGAAGTTCCAGCCCGGCCCCCGCCATAGGTTTAGTGGAATTGGGCAAAGACCTGGGTACTCTCGCCGTTGAGGCCGGTGATGTTGACCCCGATTTGGACGTGGACCACGGTGCCGTTGCAGGTACCCGGGATAGTGATGCTGCCGCTGGTGGCGCTGATGTTGCTCATCTGCAGGGTGTTGCGGCAGTCGGTGGTAGAGGCGGCCTGGGGATCGCCGTTGTAGGAATCGGCCTTGAGCTGGATGG
The sequence above is drawn from the Acidobacteriota bacterium genome and encodes:
- a CDS encoding aspartate aminotransferase family protein; this translates as MTRDELILAHKNYLFPATFHYFDTPLVLDHAKNQFCYDADGNEYLDFFGGIVTVSVGHDNPAVKQAMKKQMDKLVHVSNCFATEPMVAMAQKLAQIVPMPKVNGEAAKTFFTNSGTEADETAVLAARLYTGSTEIIALRYGYHGRSALAMALTGHAPWRLGPLTQPGIVHAHNAYCYRCPFGLTYPDCGVRCATDLEELIKTSTSGHVAAMIAEPIQGVGGFITPPKEYFPIVAEIVRKHGGLFISDEVQTAWGRTGSKWFGIEHWGVTPDIITSAKGLANGMPIGVTVARADVADAFKGLTISTFGGNPVVTAAGNAVLEFIEQQKLLENTEKVGAYLKAKLEGLQEKHALIGEVRGMGLLLGVELVRDRRTKEPASKETNDLLTACRDQRLLIGKGGLYGNVIRISPPMNIGTGDVDEFTRRFDAALSAVLA